One Hordeum vulgare subsp. vulgare chromosome 4H, MorexV3_pseudomolecules_assembly, whole genome shotgun sequence DNA window includes the following coding sequences:
- the LOC123448845 gene encoding myb-related protein P-like, whose translation MGRAPCCEKVGLKRGRWTAEEDDILANYIAQHGEGSWRSLPKNAGLLRCGKSCRLRWINYLRDGVRRGNISKEEDDLIVKLHATLGNRWSLIASHLPGRTDNEIKNYWNSHLSRQIHTFRRIYTTVRDTTITVDIHKLSAAGKRRGGRTPGQSPKSSTKKKQPVPEPVTNAKGTSSTASSPPQSDEARSAVVDPDQNQPNNSISVSNTSDGPCSEDGTWPMVMDPVVDQTDALEANCTVDQHQMGLWEVSNPMDQIGILEDESEVQALLSSSVTAESGIDPGGLSQVDDLLDMDWEGFASNLWDQPAQNGLLQPAEPQVATGSESDELESFVSWLLSDAC comes from the exons ATGGGGAGGGCGCCGTGCTGCGAGAAGGTGGGGCTGAAGCGGGGAAGGTGGACGGCGGAGGAGGACGACATACTCGCAAACTACATTGCCCAGCACGGCGAGGGCTCATGGAGGTCTCTACCCAAGAATGCAG GGCTACTGAGGTGTGGCAAGAGCTGCAGGCTGCGGTGGATCAACTACCTGAGAGACGGGGTGAGGAGGGGCAACATCTCCAAGGAGGAGGACGACCTCATCGTCAAACTTCATGCCACCCTTGGCAACAG GTGGTCCCTGATCGCCAGCCACCTACCAGGACGAACGGACAACGAAATCAAGAACTACTGGAACTCCCATCTCAGCCGGCAGATCCACACCTTCCGGCGGATATACACCACCGTCAGGGACACCACCATAACCGTCGACATCCACAAGCTTTCCGCCGCCGGGAAGCGGCGCGGCGGCCGGACCCCAGGCCAGTCGCCAAAGAGCAGTACAAAGAAGAAGCAGCCGGTGCCTGAGCCCGTCACCAACGCAAAGGGCACCTCGTCAACAGCGTCAAGCCCGCCTCAGAGCGACGAGGCTAGAAGCGCGGTGGTCGACCCGGACCAGAACCAGCCCAACAACAGCATTAGCGTCAGCAACACCTCTGATGGGCCCTGCAGCGAGGACGGGACGTGGCCCATGGTCATGGACCCTGTGGTAGATCAGACGGATGCCCTGGAGGCCAACTGCACGGTAGATCAGCACCAGATGGGGCTCTGGGAAGTGAGCAATCCCATGGATCAGATTGGGATTTTGGAGGACGAGAGCGAGGTGCAGGCACTGCTGTCCAGCAGCGTTACGGCagagagtggcatagatcccggaGGCCTGTCTCAAGTGGACGATCTCTTGGACATGGACTGGGAGGGGTTTGCATCCAATCTATGGGACCAGCCGGCGCAGAATGGCCTGCTCCAGCCCGCTGAGCCGCAGGTGGCGACCGGCTCCGAGTCGGACGAGCTAGAGTCGTTCGTCAGTTGGCTCCTCTCCGACGCGTGCTGA